The Lycium barbarum isolate Lr01 chromosome 9, ASM1917538v2, whole genome shotgun sequence genome has a segment encoding these proteins:
- the LOC132612100 gene encoding uncharacterized protein LOC132612100, which produces MVFGKACHLPVEPEHKALWALKKLNLDWSDASNLRTEQLNELDEFRLRAYTGSSLYKARMKHFHDKKILQREFSLGDRVLLFNSRLRLFPRKLKSKWSGPFEIIQVFPHGAIELVCPSGNKIKVNEQKVKHYLGSQNEANIIEVFLLNEP; this is translated from the coding sequence ATGGTGTTTGGCaaagcttgtcatcttcccgTGGAACCTGAACACaaggcattgtgggccttgaaaaagttgaatctggATTGGagtgatgcctcaaacttgaggaCGGAACAACTCAATGAGCTTGACGAATTTCGACTTAGAGCTTACACTGGCTcttcactctacaaggcccgcatgaaacACTTTCATGATAAGAAGATTTTGCAAAGAGAATTCAGCCTCGGGGATCGCGTATTGTTGTTCAACTCAAGGCTCCGGTTGTTTCCCAGaaagttgaaatccaaatggtccggCCCGTTTGAAATCATACAAGTATTCCCACAtggagcaattgaacttgtttgcccaagtggaaataaaatcaaagtgaaCGAGCAAAAGGTGAAACATTACTTGGGATCTCAGAATGAAGCAAATATTATCGAGGTCTTCCTCCTCAATGAGCCATGA